In the Dehalococcoidales bacterium genome, TTCCACCATCCGGAACAGCTCGGCGACCTGGTCCCGGTACTCCTGACCTTTGGCCAGACCGTGGACCTTCAGGGGTTCACCAATAATCTCGCCGGCAGTCATACGGGGGTCGAGTGAGGCAAACGGGTCCTGGAAAATCAACTGCATGTATCGACGCATTCTCCTCATCTGCTCGCGCTTGAGCTCGGTGAGCTCGGTGCCGTCAAAGATGATCTTGCCCTTCATGCCATCATAGAGTTGCAGGATGCAGCGTCCGGTGGTTGTCTTGCCACAGCCGCTTTCGCCTACCAGGCCGAGGGTTTCACCCTTCTTGATGAAGAAGGAGACACCATCCACGGCTTTGACATCAGCCACCCTTTTCTGCATGATGCCGGCTGTTACGGGGAAGTACATGAACAGGTCCTGTACTTCTACTAGGTTCTCAGTAGCATTACTCATTATCGGAGAGCCCTCACTTGTCCTTAGTACTTATGCAGCTTGTCAGCGTCATAGAAGCAGGCCCGCAGGTGGTCTTCGCCAATCTTTTCAAGTGTGGGTGCTTCTACCCGGCACCGGTCCATGGCATACTCGCAGCGCGGATGGAAGGCGCAGCCTCCGGGCAGCCGGGCGAGATTGGGTGGGAGACCGGTTATGATTCTGAGACTCTTCTTCCGTTCGCTGTCCAGCCTGGGGACGGATGCCAGCAGACCAATGGTGTAGGGATGCTTGGGATTAGAATAGAGTTCGTCAGTGGGCGCGGTCTCCACCAGTCTACCGGCGTACATCACCTGCACCCGGTCGACATAGCGGGCGACGACTCCCAGGTTGTGCGTGATAATTAAAACGGCCGTGCCCAGCCGGTCTCTTAGTTCGGCGAGTATCTCCAGCAACTGTGCCTGCACGGTAACGTCGACTGAGGTGGTAGGCTCGTCGGCAATCAGCAGTGCGGGGTCGCAGCTAAGCGCCATAGCAATCATGATGCGCTGCTGCATCCCTCCGGAGAACTGGAATGGATAGTCCTGAGCACGCTGTTCCGCATCCGGTATTCCCACCAGCTTCAGCAGCCTGATGGTTTCCCCAAGCGATGCTTCCTTGTCCATACCCCGGTGGAGTTCCAGGGCTTCGGATATCTGCCGCTTCACGGTGAGAACGGGGTTCAGAGAAGTCGTCGGCTCCTGGAATATCATGGCAATGCGGTTGCCCCTGATGTGGCGCATATCTGCCTCGGACGCTTTCAGCAGGTCCTGTCCCTGGAAGAAGATTTCCCCACCGACTATGATACCGGGTGGGTATGGAATAAGCCGCAGGATGGAAAGGGCGCTTACGCTCTTACCACAGGCACTCTCGCCCACCAGACCAACACTTTCTCCCTTATTGATATGGTAGGACAGGCCGTCAACGGCTTTAACCTCTCCTTCCTGGGTGTAGAAATAGGTCCTCAGTTCCTTAACGTCGAGAATCCTCTCATCAGTTGTTGTTGCCATCTTGACACTACCAACCCAGAAACCAGTCCCCCTGGCAATAAATACCACCTGGCGTACTT is a window encoding:
- a CDS encoding ABC transporter ATP-binding protein; this encodes MVFIARGTGFWVGSVKMATTTDERILDVKELRTYFYTQEGEVKAVDGLSYHINKGESVGLVGESACGKSVSALSILRLIPYPPGIIVGGEIFFQGQDLLKASEADMRHIRGNRIAMIFQEPTTSLNPVLTVKRQISEALELHRGMDKEASLGETIRLLKLVGIPDAEQRAQDYPFQFSGGMQQRIMIAMALSCDPALLIADEPTTSVDVTVQAQLLEILAELRDRLGTAVLIITHNLGVVARYVDRVQVMYAGRLVETAPTDELYSNPKHPYTIGLLASVPRLDSERKKSLRIITGLPPNLARLPGGCAFHPRCEYAMDRCRVEAPTLEKIGEDHLRACFYDADKLHKY